One genomic region from Flagellimonas oceani encodes:
- a CDS encoding thymidylate synthase produces the protein MKQYHDLLKHVLEHGNQKGDRTGTGTLSVFGYQMRFDLSEGFPMVTTKKLHLKSIVHELLWFLKGDTNVAYLQENGVRIWNEWADENGDLGPVYGHQWRNWNSEEIDQIKEVVETLKNNPNSRRMLVSAWNPSVMPDTSVSFSENVANGKAALPPCHAFFQFYVADGKLSCQLYQRSADIFLGVPFNIASYALFTMMMAQVCGYQPGDFIHTFGDAHIYNNHMEQVELQLSRDPRPLPTMQLNPEVKDIFDFTFDDFELLNYDPHPHIKGVVAV, from the coding sequence ATGAAACAGTACCACGACCTTCTAAAACACGTATTGGAACACGGAAACCAAAAAGGGGACCGTACAGGAACAGGAACCTTGAGCGTTTTTGGCTATCAGATGCGGTTTGACCTCTCTGAGGGCTTTCCCATGGTGACCACCAAAAAATTGCACCTCAAATCCATTGTACATGAATTGTTATGGTTTTTAAAAGGGGACACCAATGTGGCCTATCTGCAAGAGAACGGTGTGCGCATCTGGAACGAGTGGGCCGATGAAAACGGTGACCTTGGTCCTGTGTACGGGCACCAGTGGCGCAATTGGAACAGCGAGGAAATCGACCAGATCAAGGAAGTGGTAGAGACCTTGAAAAACAACCCGAATAGCCGCAGGATGCTCGTTTCTGCTTGGAACCCCAGTGTAATGCCGGACACTTCGGTATCTTTTTCGGAAAATGTGGCCAACGGAAAGGCAGCCCTCCCGCCCTGCCATGCCTTTTTCCAATTTTATGTGGCGGATGGCAAACTTTCTTGCCAGTTGTACCAGCGTAGTGCGGACATCTTTTTGGGGGTGCCTTTTAATATTGCGTCCTATGCGCTGTTTACCATGATGATGGCCCAAGTTTGCGGCTACCAGCCCGGGGATTTTATCCACACCTTTGGTGATGCCCACATTTACAACAACCACATGGAGCAAGTGGAACTGCAATTGAGCCGCGACCCGAGACCCTTGCCCACCATGCAACTGAACCCCGAAGTAAAGGATATTTTTGACTTTACCTTTGACGATTTTGAGCTCCTGAACTACGACCCACACCCGCATATTAAGGGGGTTGTGGCGGTGTAG
- a CDS encoding 2TM domain-containing protein has translation MLSFGKKKKSEIDLEQHELLENAHKRIKQKKRLFSHFVIFLIGSIFLILANKVLKYGETYDWSIWIVLAWTLFLVLHVFNVFVTHKFMGQNWERQQRERLVNLQKKRIGEIQKEIETDFPLSKINKKKDQ, from the coding sequence ATGTTGTCATTTGGTAAAAAGAAGAAGTCGGAAATAGATTTGGAGCAGCACGAACTTTTGGAGAATGCCCATAAGCGCATCAAACAAAAGAAGCGACTGTTCTCCCACTTCGTAATTTTCTTGATCGGAAGTATTTTTTTGATTCTTGCCAACAAAGTACTCAAGTACGGAGAGACTTACGATTGGTCCATTTGGATCGTACTGGCTTGGACCCTTTTCTTGGTCCTGCATGTCTTCAATGTTTTTGTGACCCACAAATTCATGGGGCAAAATTGGGAGCGCCAGCAACGCGAGCGATTGGTAAACCTTCAAAAAAAACGTATCGGCGAGATCCAAAAGGAAATAGAAACGGACTTTCCCCTTTCCAAGATCAATAAAAAAAAAGATCAATGA
- a CDS encoding OmpH family outer membrane protein, whose translation MRNVKRIAVALVLFVAATGFVNAQSKVAHINVQQLLSDMPEMKAAQAELKKLQETYRADIQSSMTELQNKYTQYQNEATSKTREENEQRAVELQGFEKNIQEAEQAAMQEMQKKQQELFAPISDKAKAAIEKVAAAKGYDYVIDASPGLSLIVAKGPDLLADVKKELGF comes from the coding sequence ATGAGAAATGTAAAAAGAATCGCTGTAGCCCTAGTATTGTTTGTTGCGGCTACGGGTTTTGTAAATGCACAGAGCAAAGTTGCACACATCAATGTACAGCAACTATTGTCTGATATGCCGGAGATGAAGGCTGCACAGGCCGAATTGAAGAAATTACAGGAAACCTACAGAGCGGACATCCAAAGCTCCATGACAGAGCTTCAAAACAAGTATACCCAGTACCAAAACGAAGCTACTTCCAAAACAAGGGAAGAGAACGAACAAAGAGCAGTTGAGCTTCAAGGGTTCGAAAAAAACATTCAGGAAGCAGAGCAAGCGGCCATGCAGGAAATGCAGAAAAAGCAACAGGAACTGTTCGCTCCAATTTCTGACAAGGCCAAAGCAGCTATCGAAAAAGTAGCAGCCGCCAAAGGTTACGATTACGTAATCGATGCCAGCCCAGGGTTGAGCTTGATCGTAGCAAAAGGTCCAGACCTTTTGGCAGATGTAAAAAAGGAGTTGGGTTTCTAA
- a CDS encoding dihydrofolate reductase — protein MRKLIIIAAAAENNALGKDNDLVWHLPDDFKRFKNLTSGHKIIMGRKTLESFPKPLPNRTHIAITRDEDYTPKFPCTIVHSLADAIALVADNETAYIIGGGEIYKQSMDRATDIELTRVHGTFEADAFFPEIDEEQWELVKEEHHPKDDRHKYSFTYLTYKRK, from the coding sequence ATGAGAAAATTGATCATTATTGCGGCGGCGGCCGAAAACAATGCCCTTGGCAAGGACAACGACTTGGTGTGGCATTTACCGGACGATTTTAAACGTTTTAAAAACCTGACCTCTGGACACAAGATCATTATGGGCAGAAAGACCTTGGAGAGTTTTCCAAAACCTTTGCCCAACCGCACCCATATTGCCATTACACGGGACGAAGATTACACACCGAAGTTTCCCTGTACCATTGTCCACTCATTGGCGGATGCCATTGCCTTGGTCGCGGACAACGAAACTGCCTACATTATCGGGGGCGGGGAAATTTACAAGCAGTCCATGGACCGCGCTACGGATATTGAACTCACACGGGTGCACGGCACCTTTGAGGCCGACGCTTTTTTTCCCGAGATCGATGAAGAGCAATGGGAGTTGGTCAAGGAGGAGCATCATCCAAAGGATGATCGTCACAAATACAGTTTTACCTACCTCACCTACAAAAGAAAATAG
- a CDS encoding OmpH family outer membrane protein: protein MNTKVLLTLVVLLTSFYGFSQRGVRIGYVDMEYILENVEEYRDATEQLNTKAQKWKQDIELKQSVIEQMKKDLMAEKVLLTDELILEREEEIQLLEKEMLDYQQDRFGPQGDLVLQKQLLIQPIQDQVFNEVQKIGTNKRYDFIFDKSADVVMLYSEKRHDISDLVLREIGRTRKISASNKKQEQQNRLDQFQEEEDQISDALKERQEQAEEALEEREKAADERRAEKLKEREERKKAYEERRKKLLEEREAQRKAKLEERKKAQEQQKDSIG, encoded by the coding sequence ATGAATACCAAAGTTCTTTTAACATTAGTCGTTTTGTTGACATCCTTTTATGGGTTTTCCCAACGCGGTGTGCGCATAGGGTATGTGGATATGGAATATATCCTTGAAAATGTGGAGGAGTATAGGGATGCCACGGAACAATTGAACACCAAGGCACAAAAATGGAAGCAGGATATCGAGCTGAAGCAAAGCGTCATCGAACAAATGAAAAAAGATTTGATGGCCGAAAAAGTGCTCCTGACCGATGAACTGATTTTGGAGCGGGAAGAGGAAATCCAGCTATTGGAAAAGGAAATGTTGGACTACCAGCAAGACCGTTTTGGACCGCAAGGGGATTTGGTGCTGCAAAAACAATTGTTGATACAGCCCATTCAAGACCAAGTTTTCAACGAAGTACAAAAAATCGGCACCAATAAAAGATACGATTTTATTTTTGATAAATCCGCAGATGTTGTAATGTTGTACTCCGAAAAAAGACACGACATAAGTGACTTGGTTTTAAGGGAGATAGGACGCACAAGAAAAATAAGCGCATCCAATAAAAAACAAGAACAACAAAACCGCTTGGATCAGTTCCAAGAAGAGGAAGACCAAATAAGCGATGCGCTCAAGGAAAGGCAGGAACAGGCCGAAGAGGCCCTTGAGGAAAGGGAGAAGGCGGCAGATGAGCGGAGAGCCGAAAAATTAAAGGAAAGAGAAGAACGAAAGAAAGCATACGAAGAAAGAAGAAAAAAATTATTGGAAGAGCGCGAGGCCCAGCGAAAAGCCAAATTGGAAGAGCGAAAAAAAGCGCAAGAACAACAAAAGGATTCAATAGGATAG
- the murI gene encoding glutamate racemase, which produces MQKPIGIFDSGVGGTSIWKEVAKMLPNENTIYLADSANAPYGEKSKEEILSLSIKNTEYLLNAGSKIIVVACNTATTNAIDHLRSHYDVPFIGIEPAIKPAALQTKTKKVGVLATKGTLSSSLFHNTSKLFAEGITVLEQEGKGLVELIEAGKIDSPEMRSLLATFLDPMLKENIDCLVLGCTHYPYLIPVLREMLPEHINIIDSGEAVARQTKAVLEQNNLLSDSENRPDHIFYTNADVKVLKDLVDDPTAQISSKDF; this is translated from the coding sequence ATGCAAAAACCAATTGGCATTTTCGATTCAGGGGTAGGGGGTACTTCCATTTGGAAAGAGGTGGCCAAGATGCTGCCCAACGAAAACACCATCTACTTGGCAGATAGCGCCAATGCCCCCTATGGTGAAAAGTCAAAAGAAGAGATTCTAAGCCTCAGTATAAAAAATACCGAGTATTTGCTCAACGCCGGGAGCAAGATCATTGTAGTGGCCTGTAACACCGCCACAACAAACGCCATAGATCATCTCCGTTCACATTACGATGTTCCATTTATTGGTATTGAACCGGCGATCAAACCTGCTGCCCTTCAGACCAAAACAAAAAAGGTAGGGGTATTGGCCACCAAGGGAACGCTATCCAGTAGTTTGTTCCACAATACTTCCAAACTCTTCGCCGAAGGCATCACTGTCTTGGAACAGGAAGGAAAGGGTTTGGTGGAACTGATAGAGGCCGGCAAAATTGATTCCCCGGAGATGAGAAGCCTATTGGCGACTTTCCTGGATCCCATGCTCAAAGAGAATATAGATTGTTTGGTGCTCGGATGCACCCACTATCCCTATCTGATTCCTGTTTTGAGGGAAATGCTCCCGGAACATATCAATATTATCGACTCTGGAGAGGCCGTGGCGCGCCAAACCAAGGCCGTTCTGGAACAGAACAATCTGCTATCGGACAGCGAAAATCGCCCCGATCATATCTTTTATACCAATGCAGATGTAAAGGTTTTGAAAGATTTGGTCGACGACCCTACGGCCCAGATATCTTCTAAGGATTTTTAA
- a CDS encoding isoamylase early set domain-containing protein gives MAIKKQYLKSKPVCKVTFTVPADEAETVAVVGDFNKWNPKKSGLKKLKNGTFKGTFELPVENSYEFRYLIDGNYTNDGEADRYQWNDYAGTENAVLEV, from the coding sequence ATGGCAATTAAAAAACAATACCTGAAGAGCAAGCCTGTTTGCAAAGTAACCTTTACGGTTCCTGCAGATGAGGCGGAGACCGTTGCAGTAGTTGGCGATTTCAATAAATGGAATCCCAAAAAGAGCGGCTTAAAAAAATTGAAGAACGGAACCTTTAAGGGTACGTTCGAACTACCTGTGGAGAACAGCTACGAGTTTAGATATTTGATAGACGGCAACTATACCAACGATGGTGAGGCAGATCGTTACCAATGGAACGATTACGCCGGCACCGAAAATGCCGTTTTGGAAGTTTAA
- the bamA gene encoding outer membrane protein assembly factor BamA, translating to MEKRANNLTKGIKNIILSTLIIPLFLFSTQGIAQETNFEEGKQYILGGLTVTGLQSYNEQTVKSYTGLRVGQPIKVPGDEISAVIKKLWNLDLFSNVEMFYTNIEDDKIFLELSITERPTLNNVTVYGVKKRKVEDIIDDTDLKKGKKITESLIANTKNYLQNKYKKQGFLNAKVNIATTADTTGTNVQNMVINVNKGDKVKIKDINFVGNEKLSDKRLKKSLKNTKKKKFYRFWKKSKYIEADFEEDLDNLIDTYAERGYRDARVLSDTFVKLDEKNIELTIKVEEGDKYYFGDIDFVGNSVYTDRMLSQVLGIKKGDTYNGVLLKERIADDSDPDAADLTNLYQNNGYLFSSINPVEVSAVNDTIDFEIRIIEGKETFLDHVTVSGNDKTNDHVIYREIRTRPGQKYSKSNIVRTIRELGQLGFFDAEQIVPDIQNPDPNAGTVDVNYSLVESGSSQIELQGGFGGGGFIGTLGLSFSNFSLKNIFNKEAYRPVPMGDGQTFALRLQASRTFRVYSLNFSEPWLGGKKPVRFNMSLSRTQQFATGFDQNGRLDVQKDRGFSITGITAGLAKRVQWPDDYFTISHSLGYQYYKFDDYDLGLFNFGNGSSNSLTYTFGISRSSQGPSRIFPMTGSNFELTAKFTPPYSLFGNKDFKSLRDRRKELTDISLERALTTQEANEIREIEKERFRWLEFYKVKFKGDWYTNIVDKLVLRTNAEFGFLGSYNNDIGDVPFERFYVGGDGLGNFSLDGRDVVQLRGYENSSLAFSVYNPIRQRAQQEGGVIYNKYSMELRYPLTLKPSASIYVQTFLEAGNAFNNFQDLNPFELKRSAGAGLRIFMPAFGLLGIDFGYGFDADNVRPNAGPSGWQTHFIIGQQF from the coding sequence AAACGAGCGAACAACTTAACTAAGGGTATCAAAAACATCATACTTTCAACCCTTATTATCCCATTATTTTTATTTTCAACCCAAGGTATTGCCCAAGAGACCAATTTTGAAGAAGGCAAGCAGTACATATTGGGAGGGTTGACCGTAACAGGCTTACAGAGTTACAACGAACAAACCGTAAAAAGCTATACGGGGCTACGGGTGGGACAGCCCATCAAGGTGCCAGGGGATGAAATAAGCGCAGTGATCAAAAAGCTCTGGAACCTCGACCTGTTCAGCAATGTGGAAATGTTCTACACCAATATCGAGGACGACAAAATATTTTTGGAACTCAGTATCACCGAACGCCCGACCTTGAACAATGTGACCGTTTACGGTGTCAAAAAGCGTAAAGTAGAGGATATTATTGACGATACCGATCTTAAAAAGGGAAAGAAAATCACCGAAAGCTTAATTGCCAACACCAAGAACTATCTTCAGAACAAGTACAAAAAGCAAGGGTTCCTGAATGCCAAGGTGAACATTGCCACCACTGCGGATACTACGGGGACCAACGTTCAGAACATGGTCATCAACGTAAATAAAGGCGATAAGGTAAAAATTAAGGATATCAACTTTGTGGGCAATGAAAAGTTATCCGACAAGAGACTTAAAAAATCACTGAAAAATACCAAAAAGAAAAAGTTTTATCGTTTTTGGAAGAAATCCAAATACATTGAAGCCGATTTTGAGGAAGATCTGGATAATTTGATAGATACCTATGCCGAAAGGGGATATAGGGATGCCCGGGTGCTTTCGGACACTTTTGTAAAATTGGACGAGAAAAATATAGAGCTTACCATTAAAGTGGAGGAGGGCGATAAATATTATTTTGGCGATATTGATTTTGTTGGTAACTCAGTTTACACGGATAGAATGTTGAGCCAAGTGCTCGGAATCAAAAAAGGGGATACCTACAATGGTGTACTCCTTAAGGAGCGTATAGCCGACGATTCCGACCCGGATGCGGCCGATTTGACAAACCTTTATCAAAACAACGGTTATCTGTTCTCCAGTATAAACCCGGTCGAGGTCTCCGCCGTAAACGACACCATCGATTTTGAAATACGGATCATTGAGGGCAAAGAAACTTTCTTGGATCACGTAACGGTTTCAGGAAACGATAAGACCAATGACCATGTAATTTACAGGGAAATCAGAACAAGGCCAGGGCAAAAATATAGTAAGTCCAACATCGTAAGGACGATACGGGAATTGGGCCAGCTAGGATTTTTTGATGCAGAGCAGATTGTGCCTGACATTCAAAATCCAGACCCCAACGCAGGTACCGTGGATGTGAACTATAGCTTGGTGGAATCGGGCTCCAGCCAGATTGAGCTGCAAGGCGGTTTTGGTGGTGGAGGTTTTATAGGTACTTTGGGACTCTCTTTCAGTAACTTCTCTTTAAAGAACATTTTCAATAAGGAAGCGTATAGGCCAGTACCCATGGGAGATGGTCAAACCTTTGCTTTGCGTTTGCAGGCCAGTAGGACCTTCCGAGTGTACAGTTTGAACTTTTCCGAACCATGGTTGGGCGGTAAAAAACCGGTAAGGTTTAATATGTCGCTTTCCAGAACACAACAGTTTGCTACAGGGTTCGATCAAAATGGTAGATTGGATGTACAGAAAGATCGTGGTTTTTCCATTACAGGTATAACCGCAGGTTTGGCAAAAAGGGTACAATGGCCCGATGATTACTTTACCATTTCACACTCTTTGGGTTATCAATACTATAAGTTCGATGATTACGATTTGGGGCTATTTAACTTTGGTAACGGTAGTTCAAATTCATTGACATACACTTTTGGTATTTCCAGAAGCTCCCAAGGTCCCAGTAGAATTTTCCCCATGACGGGGTCCAACTTTGAGCTTACGGCAAAATTTACACCGCCATATTCGCTCTTTGGCAACAAAGATTTCAAATCGTTAAGAGACCGTAGAAAGGAGTTGACGGATATCTCTCTGGAAAGAGCATTGACCACTCAGGAAGCCAATGAAATACGGGAGATAGAAAAGGAACGTTTTAGGTGGTTGGAGTTCTATAAGGTGAAGTTTAAAGGGGATTGGTATACCAATATTGTGGATAAACTGGTATTGCGTACCAATGCCGAATTTGGTTTCTTGGGTTCTTATAATAATGACATTGGGGATGTGCCTTTTGAACGTTTTTATGTTGGAGGCGATGGTCTAGGGAACTTTAGTTTGGACGGAAGGGATGTGGTGCAGCTCAGAGGTTACGAGAACAGCTCGTTGGCCTTTTCAGTATATAACCCGATTCGACAGAGAGCACAGCAAGAAGGTGGGGTCATCTACAACAAGTATTCCATGGAGCTTCGATATCCTTTGACCTTAAAACCATCAGCGTCCATTTACGTACAAACATTTTTGGAAGCAGGTAACGCGTTCAATAACTTTCAGGACCTTAACCCTTTTGAGCTGAAAAGATCGGCAGGTGCAGGTTTAAGGATCTTTATGCCGGCGTTCGGTCTTTTGGGGATTGACTTTGGATATGGTTTTGATGCAGATAACGTTAGGCCAAATGCCGGGCCCAGTGGTTGGCAGACACACTTTATCATTGGACAACAATTTTAA
- a CDS encoding NupC/NupG family nucleoside CNT transporter: protein MAKKTQSLLILLLLCSVAFGQNSLPSDSLNVAIGSTITDNISVQETAEIVPNQGFTITTLLRGALGMAVLILISFLFSSNRKAINWKTVGIGLSLQILIAIGVLKVPFVQYIFEQVGSIFVSILDFTRAGSQFLFEGLVVDMDTFGYIFAFQVLPTIIFFSALTSVLYYLGVIQVVVKWMAWLLSKSLGISGAESLSVAGNIFLGQTEAPLLIKAYLEKMNKSEILLVMIGGMATVAGAVLAAYIGFLGGDDPELRLVFAKHLLAASVMAAPGAIVISKILYPQTEKVNTDVEVSSEKIGANILDAIANGTTEGLKLALNVGAMLLVFVAFIAMINGILGWVGDHTTFNNWIAANSPYTEFSLEAILGTIFAPLMWLIGVANEDIMLMGQLLGIKLAASEFVGYIQLADLKNVASGVHFTYNKSVIMATYMLCGFANFASIGIQIGGIGSLAPGQRQVLSAFGMKAVLGGSLASLLSATIAGMILG from the coding sequence ATGGCGAAAAAGACCCAAAGTTTACTGATACTTTTACTTCTTTGTTCGGTCGCTTTCGGCCAAAATTCATTGCCTTCAGATTCACTCAACGTTGCCATCGGCTCCACCATTACGGACAATATTTCCGTACAGGAAACTGCAGAGATCGTTCCCAATCAAGGTTTTACCATTACCACATTGCTTCGCGGGGCGTTGGGAATGGCCGTTCTGATTCTGATTTCATTTTTGTTCAGCTCCAACAGAAAAGCCATCAATTGGAAAACGGTCGGAATCGGTTTATCATTGCAGATCTTAATAGCCATTGGGGTGCTCAAAGTCCCCTTTGTACAATATATTTTTGAACAGGTCGGAAGCATTTTTGTCAGCATCTTGGACTTTACCCGTGCCGGAAGCCAGTTCCTGTTTGAAGGCTTGGTGGTGGACATGGACACCTTTGGTTATATTTTCGCGTTTCAAGTTTTGCCCACCATTATATTTTTCTCCGCATTGACTTCCGTGCTTTATTACTTGGGTGTGATTCAGGTAGTGGTAAAATGGATGGCATGGTTGCTTTCCAAAAGTTTGGGTATTTCGGGAGCGGAAAGTCTTTCCGTAGCGGGCAACATCTTTTTGGGACAGACAGAAGCGCCCCTGCTCATCAAGGCCTATCTGGAAAAAATGAACAAATCCGAAATCCTTTTGGTGATGATCGGCGGCATGGCCACGGTTGCGGGAGCTGTTCTGGCGGCTTACATCGGATTTTTGGGCGGTGACGACCCCGAACTTCGTTTGGTATTTGCCAAGCATCTTTTGGCAGCATCCGTAATGGCCGCGCCGGGCGCCATTGTTATTTCAAAAATATTATATCCGCAGACCGAAAAGGTCAATACAGATGTAGAGGTGTCTTCCGAAAAAATAGGTGCCAACATTTTGGATGCTATCGCCAACGGCACCACCGAAGGTTTAAAACTCGCCTTGAATGTTGGGGCCATGCTTTTGGTCTTCGTGGCCTTTATCGCCATGATCAATGGAATCTTGGGCTGGGTCGGAGATCATACCACTTTCAATAACTGGATAGCCGCCAATTCCCCGTACACCGAATTTTCCTTGGAAGCCATTCTGGGGACCATATTTGCCCCGCTCATGTGGCTCATTGGTGTCGCCAACGAGGACATTATGCTCATGGGGCAATTGCTTGGGATAAAATTGGCCGCAAGCGAATTTGTCGGGTACATTCAATTGGCCGATCTTAAAAATGTGGCAAGCGGTGTTCACTTTACTTACAACAAATCCGTGATCATGGCCACGTACATGCTCTGTGGTTTTGCCAACTTTGCTTCCATCGGCATTCAAATCGGGGGAATCGGTTCTTTGGCCCCGGGTCAACGCCAGGTGTTGTCCGCTTTTGGAATGAAGGCCGTTTTGGGCGGGTCATTGGCTTCCTTGTTGTCCGCTACTATTGCCGGGATGATTTTGGGGTAG
- a CDS encoding Dabb family protein produces MKPIITLFAALLFASCGEEPKKETTEKEEEETVKATEEVKGPQLRHVVLFKFKDTSSEEEVKQVEDAFNALPSKISEIKGYEWGTNNSPENLNKGLTHCFFLTFDSEADRDTYLTHPDHLAFGDIVGPHIADVTVVDYWTK; encoded by the coding sequence ATGAAACCCATCATCACCCTATTTGCCGCACTGTTATTTGCCAGTTGTGGCGAAGAACCCAAAAAAGAAACCACCGAAAAAGAGGAAGAAGAAACTGTAAAAGCAACAGAAGAAGTGAAAGGTCCGCAATTACGCCACGTAGTATTGTTCAAATTTAAAGACACTTCCTCCGAGGAGGAGGTTAAACAAGTGGAAGATGCCTTTAACGCATTGCCCTCCAAAATTTCTGAAATTAAAGGCTACGAATGGGGCACCAACAACAGCCCGGAGAACTTGAACAAGGGACTTACCCATTGTTTCTTTTTAACCTTTGATAGCGAAGCCGACCGAGACACTTACCTTACCCATCCCGATCACCTGGCCTTTGGCGACATTGTAGGCCCGCATATTGCCGATGTAACAGTTGTGGATTACTGGACCAAATGA
- a CDS encoding aminotransferase class V-fold PLP-dependent enzyme: MQTLRKKFPVLNHYVYANTASAGLLSEDLMEWRQGHDLDYLIGGSEMKNKGFAHMPEIKKTIGKFFNCKSENVAMVPNFTLGFNLLLEGLPKDKKVLLVNKDYPSVNWPFETRNFDRDYVDADENMEESIHAKVKKGDIGILALSLVQWVDGVRIDFDFLKDLKKEFPDLMILADGTQYCGTEPFDFEASGIDILGTSAYKWMLAGYGNGFFLVKDAVMDRFELRGIGNGSVNNDASKRDSITFCKFLEPGHLDSLNFGSLEFAVNFLDEIGPENVQAQLQKLSKKAMTAFTELDLLEPAVIKRKRHSTIFNIKGDENLFNKLTEENIVASPRGGGIRLSFHFYNTEAEIDVIATLLKRWASKS, translated from the coding sequence ATGCAAACCCTAAGAAAAAAATTCCCCGTGCTTAACCATTATGTTTATGCCAATACAGCATCCGCAGGTCTGTTGAGTGAAGATTTGATGGAATGGAGACAAGGGCACGACCTGGATTATCTGATCGGAGGAAGCGAGATGAAGAACAAGGGCTTTGCCCACATGCCGGAGATCAAGAAGACCATTGGCAAGTTTTTCAATTGCAAATCCGAGAATGTAGCTATGGTGCCCAATTTTACTTTGGGGTTCAACCTGTTGCTGGAAGGATTGCCCAAGGATAAAAAAGTATTGCTCGTCAACAAGGATTATCCCAGTGTAAATTGGCCGTTCGAGACACGAAATTTTGATCGGGATTATGTGGATGCGGATGAAAATATGGAAGAAAGCATCCATGCCAAGGTGAAGAAAGGTGATATCGGTATTCTTGCGCTAAGTTTGGTGCAATGGGTAGATGGGGTACGTATTGATTTTGATTTTTTGAAGGATTTGAAAAAGGAATTTCCCGACCTGATGATTTTGGCCGATGGCACCCAATATTGTGGTACCGAGCCTTTCGATTTTGAGGCATCGGGAATCGATATTTTGGGGACAAGTGCCTACAAATGGATGCTAGCAGGGTATGGGAACGGATTTTTCTTGGTGAAGGATGCGGTCATGGACCGGTTTGAGCTTCGGGGGATAGGCAATGGTTCCGTAAACAACGATGCTTCCAAACGGGACAGCATTACTTTTTGCAAGTTCTTGGAACCGGGCCATTTGGATTCCCTCAATTTTGGGAGCTTGGAGTTCGCGGTCAATTTTTTGGACGAAATAGGCCCTGAAAATGTGCAGGCCCAGCTGCAAAAGCTGTCAAAAAAAGCAATGACGGCATTTACGGAGCTTGATCTACTGGAGCCTGCAGTTATCAAAAGAAAGCGGCACAGCACCATATTCAATATAAAGGGCGACGAGAATCTCTTCAATAAACTCACCGAAGAAAACATAGTGGCCTCGCCACGGGGCGGAGGCATTCGATTGAGCTTTCATTTTTATAACACCGAGGCGGAAATAGATGTTATCGCAACACTTCTAAAGCGCTGGGCGTCAAAATCATAA
- a CDS encoding helix-turn-helix domain-containing protein, with translation MLTKQELSIKIGNRIKQLRKEKNISQAELGRLCGRDKQHIELIENHKVSANTYTLYTIANALEIEFIELFKF, from the coding sequence ATGTTGACAAAGCAGGAATTATCAATAAAAATCGGGAATCGAATCAAACAGCTCAGAAAGGAAAAAAATATTTCTCAAGCTGAGTTGGGAAGATTATGCGGTCGCGATAAACAACATATCGAACTCATCGAAAACCACAAAGTTTCAGCGAACACTTACACGTTATACACTATTGCAAATGCACTTGAAATTGAGTTTATAGAACTGTTCAAGTTTTAA